One window from the genome of Elaeis guineensis isolate ETL-2024a chromosome 5, EG11, whole genome shotgun sequence encodes:
- the LOC105036548 gene encoding LOW QUALITY PROTEIN: premnaspirodiene oxygenase (The sequence of the model RefSeq protein was modified relative to this genomic sequence to represent the inferred CDS: inserted 1 base in 1 codon): protein MALSCTSGSDKSXHIIVSSPEMAREILKTHDLIFATRDKILISKVFYDGTDIVFAPYGSYWRELRKICVLELLSAKRVQSFSTLRQEEMSNLVGYISNMRNSPVNLSEMFLLTSNTVTSRVAFGTQCKHGPRFISATKKVLELFIGSNVTDLFPSLSVIDTLSGLSSRLDKCGREMDEILGQIIEEHEAKRATSNGGPQEGEDLVDVLLGLKENGGLEFPFTLTNIKAVILDMFAGGTETSATKLQWTMAELMRHPEIMVKAQVEVRQAFKGKTKIEEEDITKLHYIKLVIKESLRLHPPVPLLGPKVCREACKVDGYDIPFGSRIIINAWAVARDPRYWEDPESFKPERFDGSSVDYKGGNFEYLPFGGGRRICPGITFGMAQVETVLAHLLYYFDWKIPDGMDPKDLDITELFGGTVSLKSPLWLIATPHILSK from the exons ATGGCCCTGTCATGCACCTCAGGCTCGGACAAGT ACCACATTATCGTCTCCTCTCCAGAGATGGCAAGAGAGATCCTGAAGACCCACGATCTCATCTTCGCCACCCGAGACAAAATACTAATTTCCAAGGTGTTCTATGACGGCACAGACATTGTCTTCGCACCCTACGGAAGCTACTGGCGGGAGCTGCGGAAGATATGCGTTCTCGAACTACTGAGTGCAAAGCGTGTCCAGTCCTTCAGCACACTTCGACAAGAAGAGATGTCCAACCTTGTGGGATACATCTCCAACATGAGAAATTCCCCGGTTAACCTTAGTGAGATGTTTCTCCTGACATCTAATACTGTGACCTCGAGGGTGGCATTTGGTACACAGTGCAAGCATGGGCCAAGATTCATCTCAGCAACGAAGAAAGTACTGGAATTGTTCATTGGATCTAACGTAACTGATTTATTCCCCTCATTGAGTGTTATTGACACTCTTAGTGGATTGAGTTCAAGGTTAGACAAATGTGGCAGGGAGATGGATGAGATTCTCGGGCAGATCATCGAGGAGCATGAAGCGAAGAGAGCAACCAGCAATGGGGGACCGCAGGAGGGGGAAGATCTTGTGGACGTTCTCTTAGGGCTGAAAGAAAATGGTGGACTTGAATTCCCCTTCACGCTCACCAACATCAAGGCCGTAATCCTG GATATGTTCGCGGGGGGGACCGAGACATCAGCGACAAAGCTACAGTGGACGATGGCAGAGTTAATGAGACACCCTGAGATAATGGTGAAGGCTCAGGTGGAGGTGCGGCAAGCATTCAAGGGAAAGACCAAGATCGAGGAGGAAGATATCACTAAATTGCATTACATAAAATTGGTGATCAAAGAGTCTCTGAGACTGCACCCACCGGTGCCATTGCTCGGGCCGAAAGTATGCCGTGAGGCATGCAAAGTGGACGGCTACGATATCCCGTTTGGGAGCAGGATTATCATCAATGCATGGGCTGTAGCAAGGGATCCGAGATACTGGGAGGACCCAGAGAGCTTTAAGCCGGAAAGGTTCGATGGCAGCTCGGTGGACTACAAAGGTGGCAACTTTGAGTATTTGCCTTTCGGTGGGGGCAGGAGGATATGCCCGGGGATCACCTTTGGCATGGCTCAGGTGGAGACGGTCCTAGCCCACCTCCTCTACTATTTTGATTGGAAGATCCCTGATGGAATGGACCCCAAGGATTTGGATATAACCGAGCTCTTTGGGGGAACCGTGAGCTTGAAATCGCCTCTGTGGTTAATTGCTACTCCGCATATTCTATCTAAATGA